GACCGTCGGCACGGTCACCGAGATCTACGACTACCTGCGCCTGCTCTTCGCCCGCGTCGGCACGCCCTACAGCCCGGCCACCGGCCTGCCCATCGAGGCGCAGCAGGTGCAGGACATGGTCGACCGCGTCATGGCGCTGGAGGAGGGCACGCGCGGCTACCTGCTCGCGCCGATCATCCGCGATCGCAAGGGCGAGTACCGCAAGGAATTCCTCGAGCTGCGCAAGCAGGGCTTCCAGCGGGTGAAGGTCGACGGGCAGTTCTACGAGCTCGACGAGCCGCCGACCCTCGACAAGAAGTTCCGCCACGACATCGACGTGGTGGTCGATCGCATCGTCGTGCGCGAGGGGCTCGAGACGCGCCTCGCCGACAGCTTCCGCACCGCGCTTGACCTCGCCTCGGGCATCGCCGTGCTGGAAACCGCTCCGCGCGAGGATGAGGGAGAGCCCGAGCGGATCACCTTCTCGGAAAACTTCTCCTGCCCGGTCAGCGGCTTCACCATCTCCGAGATCGAGCCGCGCCTGTTCTCCTTCAACGCCCCCGTCGGCGCCTGCCCGGATTGCGACGGGCTCGGCGTCGAGCTCTTCTTCGACGAGCAGCTGGTGGTGCCGGACGTGACGCTGAAGGTCGCCGACGGCGCCATCGCGCCCTGGCGCAAGGGCAAGTCGCCCTATTTCCTGCAGACCATCGAGTCGATCGCCAAGCACTACGAGTTCAACAAGAACGCGCGCTGGAAGGACCTGCCGCAGAAGGTGCAGGACGTGTTCCTGCACGGCTCGGGCAAGGAGGAGATTCCCTTCCGCTACGACGAGGGCGGCCGCGTCTACCAGGTGACCCGCGCCTTCGAGGGCGTGATCCCCAACATGCAGCGCCGCTACCGCGAGACCGACAGCGCCTGGGTGCGCGAGGAGTTCGAGCGCTACCAGAACAACCGCCCTTGCGGCGCGTGCGGCGGCTACCGCCTGCGCCCCGAGGCGCTGGCGGTGAAGATCGGCTCGGCCGAGAAGGGCACGCTGCTGCACGTCGGCCAGGTGGTGCAGATGTCGATCAAGGAGGCGCATTCCTGGATCGAGACCGTGCCCGAGGCGCTCTCGGGTCAGAAGAACGAGATCGCCCGCGCCATCCTCAAGGAGATCCGCGAGCGGCTCGGTTTCCTCAACAACGTCGGGCTCGAGTACCTGACCATGTCGCGCTCGGCCGGCACGCTCTCGGGCGGCGAGAGCCAGCGCATCCGTCTCGCCAGCCAGATCGGCTCGGGGCTGACCGGAGTGCTCTACGTGCTCGACGAGCCGTCGATCGGCCTGCACCAGCGCGACAACGACCGGCTGATCGGCACGCTGAAATCGCTGCGCGACCAGGGCAACACGGTGATCGTCGTCGAGCATGACGAGGACATGATCCGCCAGGCCGACTACGTCTTCGACATCGGCCCCGGCGCCGGGGTGCACGGCGGCCAGGTGGTCAGCCACGGCACACCGCAGATGATCTCGGACGATCCCGCCAGCCTCACCGGCCAGTACCTCGCCGGCACGCGCGAGATCGCCGTGCCGACCGAGCGGCGCAAGGGCAACGGCAAGCTGCTGAAGGTGGTCAAGGCGACCGGCAACAACCTCAAGGAGGTGACCGCCGAGTTCCCGCTGGGCAAGTTCGTCTGCGTCACCGGCGTCTCGGGCGGCGGCAAGTCCACGCTGACCATCGAGACGCTCTACAAGAACGCCGCGATGCGGCTCAATGGCGCGCGCGAGACCCCGGCGCCCTGCGAGACGATCAAGGGCTTCGAGTATCTCGACAAGGTCATCGACATCGACCAGCGCCCGATCGGCCGCACGCCGCGCTCGAATCCCGCGACCTACACCGGCGCCTTCACCCCGATCCGCGACTGGTTCGCCGGGCTCCCCGAGGCCAAGGCGCGGGGCTACAAGCCGGGCCGCTTCTCGTTCAACGTGAAGGGCGGGCGCTGCGAGGCCTGCCAGGGCGACGGCCTCATCAAGATCGAGATGCACTTCCTGCCCGACGTCTACGTCGAGTGCGAGACCTGCAAGGGCAAGCGCTACAACCGCGAGACGCTGGAGATCCACTTCAAGGGCAAGAGCATCGCCGACGTGCTCGACATGACCGTCGAGGAGGCGCAGGAGTTCTTCCAGGCGGTGCCCTCGATCCGCGAGAAGATGGACGCGCTGATGCGCGTCGGCCTCAGCTACGTGAAGGTCGGCCAGCAGGCGACGACCCTCTCGGGCGGCGAGGCGCAGCGGGTGAAATTGTCGAAGGAACTGGCGAAACGCTCGACCGGCCGGACGCTCTACATCCTCGACGAGCCCACCACGGGCCTGCATTTCGAGGACGTGCGCAAGCTGCTCGAGGTGCTGCACGAGTTGGTGGAGCAGGGCAACACGGTGGTGGTGATCGAGCACAACCTCGACGTCATCAAGACCGCCGACCACATCATCGACATCGGCCCCGAGGGCGGTGACGGCGGCGGCCAGATCGTCGCCACCGGCACTCCGGAAGAGGTGGCCGAGGTCGGGCGCTCGCACACCGGGCATTACCTCAAGCCGATGCTGCGCCCCGGCAAGGTGGCCGCCGAGTGACGCGCCTGTCGCGTTAATCGGTCAGTGCGCCCGTTGCGGGGTCGCGACGTGCGTATTTGGAAAGAAAAGAAGGACCGGCGGCTGGGTCAGCGCGCCGGTCCTTGGCTTTTCGGTCGGGATGTCCGGGGTCAGGGGGGCGGCGCCCCCCTGTCGCGCCTCACTTCGAGAGCTGCGCGATGCCGCCGATGATGTCGAGCACGGCGCCGGTGTCCGGGTCGACGCGGTAGACGTAGTCGTCCACGTTGTAATAGGTCCGGCGCGGGTCGAGCCGGTAGCGGCCCGGATCGCGGATCACGATGTAATTGTCGCGGATCCGCTCGCCGCGGTCGTAGCGGTGCACGTGGATCTCGTCCCGGTCGCGGTCGCGGTGACGGTCGCGGTCATGGTCCCGGTCGTAATCGCGGTCGTGGCGCGCCTGCGGCAGCTTCTTGTACTGGCCCGGCGGCATGCAGGCCTCGTTCTTCTTGGCGAGGCCCGGCGGGCAGCCCTTGGGGGCGGCGCTGGCGGCCATCGGGGTGGCGAGGGCGGCGGCCGAAAGCGCCGCGAAGGTGAGGGTACGCAACATGCTGCTCTCCTGTACGTGGTTCGGAGTTATACGCAGAGAACGCCGCGCCCCGCCGCACCGGTTCCGAAAAATCCCCGTTCGTCAGCGGGTTTCCGCCAAGCGCTCAACCGGCCCAGTCGGGCCGGCGCTTCTCGAGGAAGGCGGAGATGCCCTCTGCCGTGTCGCGCTCGAGCATGTTCGCCACCATCACCTCACCGGTCAGCGCATAGGCCGCGTCCAGCGGCAGCTCGGCCTGCGCGTAGAAGGCCTCCTTGCCGATGCGCACCGCCTGCGGCAGCTTCGACGCGACGCTCTCGGCCAGAGCCAGCGCCGCGGCGGGAAGCTCTTCGGCGGGCACCACGCGGTTGACCAGCCCGACCGAGCGCGCCTCGGCGGCGTCGATGAAGCGGCCGGTGGTCAGCATCTCGAAGGCCATCTTGCGCGGCAGGTTGCGGCTCAGCGCCACCATCGGGGTCGAGCAGAAGAGGCCGATGTTCACCCCGTTGACGGCGAAGCGCGCATCCTCGGCGGCGATGGCCATGTCGCAGCTTGCCACCAGCTGGCAGCCCGCCGCGGCGGCAATGCCATGGACCTGCGCGATCACCGGCTGGGGCAGGCGGGTGAGGCCGGTCATCACCGTCGCGCAGCGGGCGAAGAGACCCGCGAAATAGCCCGCGCCCCCGTCCTCGGCCTGCCGCCCGGCCTGCATCTCGCGCAGGTCGTGGCCGGCGCAGAACACCTTGCCCGCGCCCGAGATCACCACGGCGCGGATTTCCTGGTCCTGCGCCAGCGCGTCGATCTGGTCCTGCAGGGCCGCGAGCATCGCGTCCGACAGCGGGTTGAGCCGCTCGGGCGCGTTCAGCCGTAGGTGGGCGACCGGCCCCGTGTCGTGACGTTCCAGAATTGCCATCTTGTCCTCCTCCATCCTCGCGGGCAGCCTAGCCAGCGAGGACGAGGGGCGAAAGGGGCGGGAGGTCGCATGGCGCTGCAGTTCACCATACCGGAGATGAGGGGCTTCCTGTCGGAGGTGTTTCCGCAGGTCGAGGGCATGTTCGCCATCGACCGGATGGACGAGGAGCTGCTGGTGATGCGGCTGATCACCGACGACCAGCACCTGCGGCCGGGCGGCACGGTGTCGGGCCCGTCGATGTTCGCGCTCGCCGATGTCGCGGCCTACGTGGCGACGCTGGCGCGGATCG
The Salipiger sp. H15 DNA segment above includes these coding regions:
- the uvrA gene encoding excinuclease ABC subunit UvrA, with product MPELKQIEVRGAREHNLKNIDVDIPRDELVVITGLSGSGKSSLAFDTIYAEGQRRYVESLSAYARQFLDMMEKPDVDHISGLSPAISIEQKTTSKNPRSTVGTVTEIYDYLRLLFARVGTPYSPATGLPIEAQQVQDMVDRVMALEEGTRGYLLAPIIRDRKGEYRKEFLELRKQGFQRVKVDGQFYELDEPPTLDKKFRHDIDVVVDRIVVREGLETRLADSFRTALDLASGIAVLETAPREDEGEPERITFSENFSCPVSGFTISEIEPRLFSFNAPVGACPDCDGLGVELFFDEQLVVPDVTLKVADGAIAPWRKGKSPYFLQTIESIAKHYEFNKNARWKDLPQKVQDVFLHGSGKEEIPFRYDEGGRVYQVTRAFEGVIPNMQRRYRETDSAWVREEFERYQNNRPCGACGGYRLRPEALAVKIGSAEKGTLLHVGQVVQMSIKEAHSWIETVPEALSGQKNEIARAILKEIRERLGFLNNVGLEYLTMSRSAGTLSGGESQRIRLASQIGSGLTGVLYVLDEPSIGLHQRDNDRLIGTLKSLRDQGNTVIVVEHDEDMIRQADYVFDIGPGAGVHGGQVVSHGTPQMISDDPASLTGQYLAGTREIAVPTERRKGNGKLLKVVKATGNNLKEVTAEFPLGKFVCVTGVSGGGKSTLTIETLYKNAAMRLNGARETPAPCETIKGFEYLDKVIDIDQRPIGRTPRSNPATYTGAFTPIRDWFAGLPEAKARGYKPGRFSFNVKGGRCEACQGDGLIKIEMHFLPDVYVECETCKGKRYNRETLEIHFKGKSIADVLDMTVEEAQEFFQAVPSIREKMDALMRVGLSYVKVGQQATTLSGGEAQRVKLSKELAKRSTGRTLYILDEPTTGLHFEDVRKLLEVLHELVEQGNTVVVIEHNLDVIKTADHIIDIGPEGGDGGGQIVATGTPEEVAEVGRSHTGHYLKPMLRPGKVAAE
- a CDS encoding enoyl-CoA hydratase; this translates as MAILERHDTGPVAHLRLNAPERLNPLSDAMLAALQDQIDALAQDQEIRAVVISGAGKVFCAGHDLREMQAGRQAEDGGAGYFAGLFARCATVMTGLTRLPQPVIAQVHGIAAAAGCQLVASCDMAIAAEDARFAVNGVNIGLFCSTPMVALSRNLPRKMAFEMLTTGRFIDAAEARSVGLVNRVVPAEELPAAALALAESVASKLPQAVRIGKEAFYAQAELPLDAAYALTGEVMVANMLERDTAEGISAFLEKRRPDWAG
- a CDS encoding PaaI family thioesterase — translated: MALQFTIPEMRGFLSEVFPQVEGMFAIDRMDEELLVMRLITDDQHLRPGGTVSGPSMFALADVAAYVATLARIGREALTVTTHCSIDFMRKPEAGRDLLAEARVLKMGRSLSVTDVLLYSEGTREPVAHASLTYAIPPRR
- a CDS encoding excinuclease ABC subunit A, producing MLRTLTFAALSAAALATPMAASAAPKGCPPGLAKKNEACMPPGQYKKLPQARHDRDYDRDHDRDRHRDRDRDEIHVHRYDRGERIRDNYIVIRDPGRYRLDPRRTYYNVDDYVYRVDPDTGAVLDIIGGIAQLSK